A part of Rhopalosiphum maidis isolate BTI-1 chromosome 3, ASM367621v3, whole genome shotgun sequence genomic DNA contains:
- the LOC113556249 gene encoding transcription termination factor, mitochondrial-like has protein sequence MFISNMFKPLKYLNTIKLRKYLSSMIDKKQKFSIQDEVKFKINCNANDKEKFNECIKHGLTSNAVLSNEWIFKINFNHLSAGLTLLKKWNPKKMDDLFVLLQMPMTKLVYLTKKTHLESKIVPYGNRVYYFASTFEKNPQEVCYHLMHYKFLFTRDFITLNHIYHILIENSVNKNDIWKDTWIFMYSIDQINHRISLTKRANLPIKPWMLRCKPEVFERTIEIKQENRVVLNKDSTAQYLAKRLKVPEKTIRYISSKYPTTLRVSPTKLKEILDFLLKEGFRSTHILSTPRVFTHSISTLQERLTELRDLGAEPTLTALCKNKTTYQELVNKLILKNTKGYNI, from the exons ATGTTTATCtcaaatatgtttaaaccattaaaatatttaaatactattaaattaagaaaatatttaagttcaaTGATTGATAAAAAGCAAAAATTTTCTATTCAAGatgaagttaaatttaaaattaattgtaatgctAATGATAAagagaaattcaatgaatgtattaaacatGGACTTACTTCTAATGCAGTTCTTAGTAATGaatggatttttaaaattaatttta atcATTTAAGTGCTGGACTgacattacttaaaaaatggaATCCTAAAAAAATGGATGATTTGTTTGTACTCCTCCAAATGCCTATGACAAAACTTGTATATCTTACTAAAAAAACTCACTTAGAATCAAAAATTGTGCCATATGGAAACAGAGTCTATTATTTTGCATCTACTTTTGAG AAAAATCCTCAAGAAGTATGTTACCATTTGAtgcattacaaatttttatttacacggGACTTTATAACTCTCAACcacatatatcatattttaatcg aaaatagtgtcaataaaaatgatatttggAAAGATACTTGGATATTTATGTACAGCATTGATCAAATAAATCACAGAATTTCTCTTACTAAAAGAGCAAATTTACCAATTAAGCCTTGGATGTTACGATGTAAACCTGAAGTATTTGAAAG gacTATAGAGATAAAACAAGAAAATAGAGTAGTTCTCAATAAAGATTCTACTGCACAATATTTAGCTAAAAGACTTAAAGTACCAGAGAAAACTATACGTTATATTAGTTCAAAATATCCTACAACATTGAGAGTTAGTCCTACTAAATTGAaagaaatattagattttcttCTCAAAGAAGGATTCAGATCTACACATATATTGAGTACTCCGCGTGTATTTACTCACAGTATTTCTACTTTGCAg GAACGATTAACTGAGTTGAGAGACCTTGGTGCTGAACCTACTTTGACTgctttatgtaaaaataaaacaacttatcaagaattagttaataaattaattttgaaaaacactaaaggatataatatataa